In Saccharolobus solfataricus, a genomic segment contains:
- a CDS encoding EVE domain-containing protein, with product MALSKIMPLTKGFSKFYILKILLHSVTYWLVPIQEDMWDVIRDKGIYGYKENLEEFIKEGDYIIIYVSKYYAKRYGGKIVGIVKVLSNWYEDQTPIYPEETVRNKGIYIYRVKVEPVVIGECDMKKILDKIRFIEDKGQIAKYLRNAPANLKRPIPESDAKIVEECLKESLLNI from the coding sequence ATGGCGTTGAGTAAGATAATGCCCTTAACTAAGGGGTTTAGTAAATTTTATATTCTTAAAATACTATTGCATTCTGTGACCTACTGGTTAGTACCAATACAAGAGGACATGTGGGACGTAATTAGAGATAAAGGAATATATGGATACAAAGAAAACCTAGAGGAGTTCATAAAAGAAGGTGACTACATTATTATATACGTTAGTAAGTACTATGCGAAACGATATGGAGGAAAGATTGTCGGTATCGTAAAAGTGCTTTCAAACTGGTATGAGGATCAGACGCCAATATATCCAGAGGAGACAGTGAGAAATAAAGGAATATACATTTATAGGGTTAAAGTTGAGCCTGTGGTAATTGGAGAGTGTGATATGAAAAAAATTTTAGATAAGATTAGATTTATTGAAGATAAGGGACAAATAGCTAAATACCTTAGAAATGCTCCAGCAAACCTCAAGAGACCTATCCCAGAAAGTGATGCTAAAATAGTAGAAGAGTGTCTTAAGGAATCACTGCTCAATATCTAA
- a CDS encoding pyridoxal-phosphate-dependent aminotransferase family protein: protein MDKLLLHVGPTTIKEDVLVAGLENNVGFTSKEFVEALAYSLKGLRYVMGASKNYQPLIIPGGGTSAMESVTSLLKPNDKILVVSNGVFGDRWEQIFKRYPVNVKVLRPSPGDYVKPGEVEEEVRKSEYKLVALTHVETSTGVREPVKDVINKIRKYVELIVVDGVSSVGAEEVKAEEWNVDVYLTASQKALGSAAGLGLLLLSPKALSILDSQNSIAGYYLDLRNWLPVMRGAEEGKAAYFATPPVHVILQLAEAFRLIEKEGIENRIKRHTMVASAIRAGLEALGLEIVARRPESYSNTVTGVILKVADPQKVLAGTVNEGVEFAPGVHPAFKYFRIGHMGWVTPNDAIIAISVIERTLRKLGEPIRFGEGVKAVEEVLFSAR, encoded by the coding sequence ATGGATAAACTGCTACTTCATGTAGGCCCTACTACTATCAAGGAAGATGTTTTAGTTGCGGGGCTTGAAAATAACGTTGGCTTTACTTCTAAAGAATTCGTAGAAGCACTGGCATATTCGCTAAAGGGATTAAGATATGTAATGGGTGCAAGTAAGAACTATCAGCCATTAATAATCCCTGGAGGTGGAACATCTGCTATGGAAAGTGTTACATCATTGCTCAAACCTAATGATAAAATACTAGTAGTTTCGAATGGAGTTTTTGGTGATAGATGGGAGCAAATATTCAAGAGATATCCAGTTAATGTAAAGGTATTAAGACCTTCTCCTGGCGATTACGTTAAACCAGGGGAGGTTGAGGAAGAAGTTAGGAAGAGTGAGTATAAGTTAGTTGCCTTGACTCACGTAGAGACTAGCACCGGAGTTAGAGAGCCAGTAAAGGATGTGATAAATAAAATAAGAAAATACGTAGAGCTGATAGTGGTAGACGGTGTTTCAAGCGTTGGGGCTGAGGAAGTTAAGGCTGAAGAATGGAATGTCGACGTTTATCTGACAGCCAGTCAAAAGGCATTGGGTTCGGCAGCTGGTTTAGGCTTGCTATTACTTTCTCCTAAGGCTTTATCAATATTGGATTCCCAAAATTCAATCGCCGGGTATTATCTGGATTTAAGAAATTGGCTACCAGTTATGAGAGGGGCTGAAGAAGGTAAGGCTGCTTATTTTGCTACTCCTCCAGTTCATGTAATTTTACAATTAGCCGAAGCCTTTAGACTGATAGAGAAAGAAGGTATAGAAAATAGAATAAAAAGACACACAATGGTAGCTAGCGCAATTAGGGCTGGCTTAGAAGCTTTAGGATTAGAGATAGTAGCCAGAAGACCAGAGTCTTATAGTAATACTGTAACTGGAGTAATCCTAAAGGTTGCGGACCCACAAAAGGTTCTCGCGGGGACCGTTAATGAGGGGGTAGAATTTGCACCTGGAGTCCATCCTGCATTTAAATATTTCAGAATAGGTCATATGGGCTGGGTAACGCCCAACGATGCGATAATTGCAATAAGTGTCATTGAGAGAACCCTAAGGAAATTAGGTGAACCTATAAGGTTTGGTGAAGGAGTAAAGGCAGTTGAAGAGGTTCTATTCTCAGCCCGCTGA
- the tenA gene encoding thiaminase II encodes MMENSEKLWNFISDIYSSILRHPFILELVEGILSRDKFKYYIIQDYLYLREFSKALALLAAKAEDEEQTLLFTTHIQDAIKVEKALHKFYIKEFNLDIEDYEMSPTNLAYTSYLLAVAYSRPFNEVISAVLPCYWIYMKVGKELLKQGSKDKYYQKWIETYGGEEYEKGVRAVLDIVNSLKVSEEEFNKMKIHFRTASIYEYMFWDSAYRLERFPFPTEKNKGV; translated from the coding sequence ATGATGGAAAACAGTGAAAAGTTATGGAATTTTATTTCGGATATTTATTCTTCAATCCTTAGACACCCATTTATTCTTGAATTGGTTGAAGGAATTCTAAGCAGAGATAAATTCAAGTACTATATAATCCAGGATTATCTGTATTTAAGGGAATTCTCTAAGGCATTGGCTTTATTAGCGGCAAAGGCAGAAGATGAGGAACAAACATTGTTGTTTACGACGCACATACAAGATGCCATTAAGGTAGAAAAGGCGTTACATAAATTTTACATAAAGGAATTTAATTTAGATATAGAAGATTATGAGATGAGCCCAACTAATCTAGCCTATACATCTTACTTGCTTGCAGTAGCTTATTCAAGACCTTTTAATGAGGTAATATCTGCAGTATTGCCTTGCTATTGGATATATATGAAGGTAGGAAAGGAATTGCTTAAACAAGGATCTAAAGATAAATATTATCAAAAGTGGATAGAAACGTACGGTGGAGAAGAATATGAAAAGGGAGTTAGAGCAGTATTAGATATTGTGAATAGCTTGAAAGTTAGTGAAGAGGAATTTAACAAGATGAAGATTCATTTTAGAACTGCATCTATATATGAATACATGTTTTGGGACTCTGCGTATAGATTAGAGAGGTTTCCTTTTCCTACAGAAAAAAATAAAGGAGTGTAA
- the tpiA gene encoding triose-phosphate isomerase has translation MKPPIIIINFKAYENSFGDKAVNLGKKIEKISKEYSVEIILSTPATMIYRMSQEVDLPIYAEHVDPVPLGAFTGAILPEMVKDAGAKGTLINHSERRLRADEIDDVLKRTKKLGLKSILCVDRYELVYPFSLLKPDAILIEPPELIGTGVSVSKAKPEVITRAVDEIRKSEGIYLIAGAGITTGEDVYKALKLGAHGIGVASAVMKAKEPEKVVEDFITSALRAISS, from the coding sequence GTGAAACCTCCTATTATTATAATAAACTTTAAGGCATACGAGAACTCGTTTGGTGATAAAGCAGTAAATTTAGGTAAAAAAATAGAAAAAATAAGTAAAGAGTACTCAGTTGAAATCATATTGTCAACACCAGCCACCATGATATATAGAATGTCTCAGGAAGTAGATTTACCAATTTATGCTGAACATGTAGACCCAGTACCTTTAGGAGCATTTACTGGAGCGATATTACCAGAAATGGTAAAAGATGCAGGTGCTAAGGGTACTTTAATAAATCACAGTGAGAGACGTCTAAGAGCTGATGAAATAGATGATGTGCTAAAAAGGACCAAAAAATTAGGTTTAAAGAGTATATTATGTGTTGACAGATATGAATTGGTATATCCCTTTAGTTTGCTGAAACCTGACGCAATTTTAATAGAGCCCCCAGAATTGATAGGAACTGGTGTCTCAGTTTCGAAGGCTAAACCTGAGGTAATAACTAGAGCTGTAGATGAGATAAGAAAGTCCGAGGGAATATATCTAATAGCAGGGGCTGGAATTACTACTGGTGAGGATGTTTATAAGGCGTTGAAGCTTGGAGCTCATGGAATAGGTGTAGCAAGTGCTGTTATGAAGGCTAAAGAGCCTGAAAAGGTTGTTGAGGACTTTATTACAAGTGCATTGAGGGCGATCTCTTCGTAG
- a CDS encoding ABC transporter ATP-binding protein — MLLNVRNLTVRYGSFIAVNSLNFSVNSEVYCLLGPNGAGKSSTLKAIMDMVPFEGNIEILGKSNKEKFVKNYVGYVPEQPALYEYMTPSEIISFVASLRGINDLNRINALVKAFSLEMFMNTPIASLSMGNRQKVSILLSLIHEPKLLILDEPFNALDVLSVKVLKELIQSHVKNGGGVLFSTHIMEVAEKICNRIGIMNKGIMVMETSSDNIREAGRSLEDVFLSVTGLDETIKDILKGLE; from the coding sequence ATGCTCTTGAATGTTAGAAACCTTACAGTGAGATATGGTTCTTTTATCGCAGTTAATTCATTAAACTTCTCCGTTAACTCAGAAGTTTATTGCCTTTTAGGACCTAATGGTGCTGGGAAAAGTAGCACTTTAAAGGCTATAATGGATATGGTTCCTTTTGAGGGAAACATAGAAATCTTAGGGAAAAGTAATAAGGAGAAATTTGTGAAAAATTATGTTGGTTATGTACCCGAACAGCCGGCTCTCTATGAATACATGACACCGTCTGAGATAATAAGTTTCGTCGCAAGTTTAAGAGGTATCAACGATCTAAACAGAATAAATGCGTTAGTTAAGGCATTTTCGTTAGAGATGTTTATGAATACACCTATAGCTTCCTTATCTATGGGTAATAGACAAAAGGTTTCCATACTATTGTCTTTAATTCACGAGCCCAAATTACTAATTCTTGACGAACCTTTTAACGCATTAGATGTCCTATCAGTTAAAGTTCTTAAAGAGCTAATCCAGAGTCACGTTAAGAATGGAGGTGGAGTACTGTTCTCTACCCACATAATGGAGGTTGCAGAAAAAATATGTAATAGAATAGGTATAATGAATAAAGGAATTATGGTAATGGAAACTTCCTCAGATAACATTAGAGAAGCTGGAAGATCGCTTGAAGATGTTTTCCTCTCCGTTACTGGATTAGACGAGACTATAAAGGATATACTAAAGGGATTGGAATGA
- a CDS encoding protein-L-isoaspartate O-methyltransferase family protein, with translation MSAKDDILRSIKNSKLANAFIKVNREDFLPQLLKKYAYDPNYVDKPFYITPNVTTTALSLGMYMLDILNLGETQKVLEIGTGIGYYTALMAEVVGDNNVISLEIDDTIFEYAKNILLPKYPRIKLIKTDGSLGYDKEAPYDRIIIWAAAPTVPCKLYDQLRENGIMVVPIGSEKAQGLYRITKIGYEPKIERLGDVIFMKMRGLFGFYEDDDPNERRIKKIEEKVNRLLSKFMSQS, from the coding sequence ATGAGTGCAAAAGACGACATATTAAGGTCCATAAAGAATTCAAAATTAGCAAATGCGTTTATAAAGGTTAATAGGGAGGATTTTTTGCCACAATTACTGAAAAAATATGCATATGATCCTAATTATGTAGACAAGCCCTTTTACATAACGCCTAATGTGACGACAACTGCATTAAGTTTAGGCATGTATATGCTCGATATTCTTAATTTGGGAGAAACTCAGAAAGTTTTAGAGATAGGTACGGGCATAGGTTATTATACTGCGTTAATGGCTGAAGTTGTTGGCGATAATAACGTTATCTCATTAGAAATTGATGATACGATATTTGAATACGCTAAAAATATTCTTCTGCCGAAATATCCGCGAATCAAATTAATTAAGACTGATGGAAGTCTAGGATATGATAAGGAGGCTCCTTATGATAGGATCATAATATGGGCAGCTGCGCCAACAGTCCCTTGTAAACTGTACGATCAACTTAGGGAGAACGGTATTATGGTAGTACCGATAGGTAGTGAAAAAGCGCAAGGTCTCTATAGAATTACTAAAATTGGATATGAACCTAAGATAGAAAGACTTGGAGATGTAATATTTATGAAAATGAGAGGATTATTTGGATTTTATGAGGATGACGATCCGAATGAGAGGAGAATAAAGAAAATAGAGGAGAAGGTTAATAGATTACTGTCAAAATTTATGAGCCAGAGCTAG